Proteins co-encoded in one Cinclus cinclus chromosome 9, bCinCin1.1, whole genome shotgun sequence genomic window:
- the ZFAND2B gene encoding AN1-type zinc finger protein 2B isoform X4: protein MEFPDLGAHCSWPACQRLDFLPLKCDACEQIFCTDHIAYAQHDCTSAYKKDVQVPVCPLCNTPVPVSRGEMPDVVVGEHIDRDCKSDPAQRKRKIFTNKCLKPGCKQKEMMKVICDQCHKNYCLKHRHPLDHDCSGAVHPLSKAGHAAVTRAQASSSKIFTASSSGTARPADSSSSPACAREGRAAVSQTRSTSPPAVMLQNGLSEEEALQRALEMSLAESARSSAQPPRHMVQSHQTAACRRQVRRGVPVDIGSCL, encoded by the exons ATGGAGTTCCCGGACCTGGGCGCGCACTGCTCCTGGCCCGCCTGCCAGCGCCTGG ACTTCCTTCCCCTGAAGTGCGATGCCTGTGAGCAGATCTTTTGCACGGACCACATCGCTTATGCCCAGCACGATTGCACCTCTGCCTACAAGAAG GATGTGCAGGTCCCAGTATGTCCCCTCTGCAACACCCCAGTCCCTGTGAGTCGAGGGGAGATGCCTGATGTTGTGGTGGGTGAACACATTGACCGTGACTGCAAGTCTGACCCTGCACAACGCAAACGCAAG ATCTTCACCAACAAGTGTTTGAAGCCTGGCTGCAAGCAGAAGGAGATGATGAAGGTGATCTGTGACCAGTGCCACAAGAACTACTGCCTCAAGCACCGGCACCCCCTTGACCATGACTGCAGTGGGGCAGTGCACCCCCTTTCCAAAGCAGG GCATGCTGCGGTTACCAGAGCCCAGGCATCCTCCTCCAAAATATTCACTGCATCAAGCAGTGGAACTGCCCGGCCAGCAGACAgctcctcttctccagcctgtgcCAG ggaaggcagagcagctgtgtcccAAACTCGCAGCACCTCCCCTCCAGCTGTCATGCTGCAGAATGGGCTG AGCGAGGAAGAGGCGCTGCAGCGAGCTCTGGAGATGTCCCTGGCAGAGTCAGCAcgcagctcagcacagccacCCAG GCACATGGTTCAAAGCCATCAAACTGCAGCATGTCGTAGGCAGGTGAGGCGGGGTGTGCCAGTGGACATAGGATCCTGCTTGTGA
- the ZFAND2B gene encoding AN1-type zinc finger protein 2B isoform X3, which produces MEFPDLGAHCSWPACQRLDFLPLKCDACEQIFCTDHIAYAQHDCTSAYKKDVQVPVCPLCNTPVPVSRGEMPDVVVGEHIDRDCKSDPAQRKRKIFTNKCLKPGCKQKEMMKVICDQCHKNYCLKHRHPLDHDCSGAVHPLSKAGHAAVTRAQASSSKIFTASSSGTARPADSSSSPACAREGRAAVSQTRSTSPPAVMLQNGLSEEEALQRALEMSLAESARSSAQPPSTQEEEDLALAQALSASEAEYQQSQRQAHGSKPSNCSMS; this is translated from the exons ATGGAGTTCCCGGACCTGGGCGCGCACTGCTCCTGGCCCGCCTGCCAGCGCCTGG ACTTCCTTCCCCTGAAGTGCGATGCCTGTGAGCAGATCTTTTGCACGGACCACATCGCTTATGCCCAGCACGATTGCACCTCTGCCTACAAGAAG GATGTGCAGGTCCCAGTATGTCCCCTCTGCAACACCCCAGTCCCTGTGAGTCGAGGGGAGATGCCTGATGTTGTGGTGGGTGAACACATTGACCGTGACTGCAAGTCTGACCCTGCACAACGCAAACGCAAG ATCTTCACCAACAAGTGTTTGAAGCCTGGCTGCAAGCAGAAGGAGATGATGAAGGTGATCTGTGACCAGTGCCACAAGAACTACTGCCTCAAGCACCGGCACCCCCTTGACCATGACTGCAGTGGGGCAGTGCACCCCCTTTCCAAAGCAGG GCATGCTGCGGTTACCAGAGCCCAGGCATCCTCCTCCAAAATATTCACTGCATCAAGCAGTGGAACTGCCCGGCCAGCAGACAgctcctcttctccagcctgtgcCAG ggaaggcagagcagctgtgtcccAAACTCGCAGCACCTCCCCTCCAGCTGTCATGCTGCAGAATGGGCTG AGCGAGGAAGAGGCGCTGCAGCGAGCTCTGGAGATGTCCCTGGCAGAGTCAGCAcgcagctcagcacagccacCCAG cacacaggaggaggaggatctggcactggcccaggcactGTCAGCAAGCGAAGCAGAGTACCAGCAGTCGCAGCGGCAG GCACATGGTTCAAAGCCATCAAACTGCAGCATGTCGTAG
- the ZFAND2B gene encoding AN1-type zinc finger protein 2B isoform X1: protein MEFPDLGAHCSWPACQRLDFLPLKCDACEQIFCTDHIAYAQHDCTSAYKKDVQVPVCPLCNTPVPVSRGEMPDVVVGEHIDRDCKSDPAQRKRKIFTNKCLKPGCKQKEMMKVICDQCHKNYCLKHRHPLDHDCSGAVHPLSKAGHAAVTRAQASSSKIFTASSSGTARPADSSSSPACAREGRAAVSQTRSTSPPAVMLQNGLSEEEALQRALEMSLAESARSSAQPPSSTQEEEDLALAQALSASEAEYQQSQRQAHGSKPSNCSMS from the exons ATGGAGTTCCCGGACCTGGGCGCGCACTGCTCCTGGCCCGCCTGCCAGCGCCTGG ACTTCCTTCCCCTGAAGTGCGATGCCTGTGAGCAGATCTTTTGCACGGACCACATCGCTTATGCCCAGCACGATTGCACCTCTGCCTACAAGAAG GATGTGCAGGTCCCAGTATGTCCCCTCTGCAACACCCCAGTCCCTGTGAGTCGAGGGGAGATGCCTGATGTTGTGGTGGGTGAACACATTGACCGTGACTGCAAGTCTGACCCTGCACAACGCAAACGCAAG ATCTTCACCAACAAGTGTTTGAAGCCTGGCTGCAAGCAGAAGGAGATGATGAAGGTGATCTGTGACCAGTGCCACAAGAACTACTGCCTCAAGCACCGGCACCCCCTTGACCATGACTGCAGTGGGGCAGTGCACCCCCTTTCCAAAGCAGG GCATGCTGCGGTTACCAGAGCCCAGGCATCCTCCTCCAAAATATTCACTGCATCAAGCAGTGGAACTGCCCGGCCAGCAGACAgctcctcttctccagcctgtgcCAG ggaaggcagagcagctgtgtcccAAACTCGCAGCACCTCCCCTCCAGCTGTCATGCTGCAGAATGGGCTG AGCGAGGAAGAGGCGCTGCAGCGAGCTCTGGAGATGTCCCTGGCAGAGTCAGCAcgcagctcagcacagccacCCAG TAGcacacaggaggaggaggatctggcactggcccaggcactGTCAGCAAGCGAAGCAGAGTACCAGCAGTCGCAGCGGCAG GCACATGGTTCAAAGCCATCAAACTGCAGCATGTCGTAG
- the ZFAND2B gene encoding AN1-type zinc finger protein 2B isoform X2 has product MEFPDLGAHCSWPACQRLDFLPLKCDACEQIFCTDHIAYAQHDCTSAYKKDVQVPVCPLCNTPVPVSRGEMPDVVVGEHIDRDCKSDPAQRKRKIFTNKCLKPGCKQKEMMKVICDQCHKNYCLKHRHPLDHDCSGAVHPLSKAGHAAVTRAQASSSKIFTASSSGTARPADSSSSPACASFSCACREGRAAVSQTRSTSPPAVMLQNGLSEEEALQRALEMSLAESARSSAQPPSSTQEEEDLALAQALSASEAEYQQSQRQAHGSKPSNCSMS; this is encoded by the exons ATGGAGTTCCCGGACCTGGGCGCGCACTGCTCCTGGCCCGCCTGCCAGCGCCTGG ACTTCCTTCCCCTGAAGTGCGATGCCTGTGAGCAGATCTTTTGCACGGACCACATCGCTTATGCCCAGCACGATTGCACCTCTGCCTACAAGAAG GATGTGCAGGTCCCAGTATGTCCCCTCTGCAACACCCCAGTCCCTGTGAGTCGAGGGGAGATGCCTGATGTTGTGGTGGGTGAACACATTGACCGTGACTGCAAGTCTGACCCTGCACAACGCAAACGCAAG ATCTTCACCAACAAGTGTTTGAAGCCTGGCTGCAAGCAGAAGGAGATGATGAAGGTGATCTGTGACCAGTGCCACAAGAACTACTGCCTCAAGCACCGGCACCCCCTTGACCATGACTGCAGTGGGGCAGTGCACCCCCTTTCCAAAGCAGG GCATGCTGCGGTTACCAGAGCCCAGGCATCCTCCTCCAAAATATTCACTGCATCAAGCAGTGGAACTGCCCGGCCAGCAGACAgctcctcttctccagcctgtgcCAG CTTTTCTTGTGCttgcagggaaggcagagcagctgtgtcccAAACTCGCAGCACCTCCCCTCCAGCTGTCATGCTGCAGAATGGGCTG AGCGAGGAAGAGGCGCTGCAGCGAGCTCTGGAGATGTCCCTGGCAGAGTCAGCAcgcagctcagcacagccacCCAG TAGcacacaggaggaggaggatctggcactggcccaggcactGTCAGCAAGCGAAGCAGAGTACCAGCAGTCGCAGCGGCAG GCACATGGTTCAAAGCCATCAAACTGCAGCATGTCGTAG
- the RETREG2 gene encoding reticulophagy regulator 2 isoform X1, translated as MASGRAEEAAAAAAAEEEEEEAAAAAAARLAAALRQRLRGWEAALATAQRLLVWERPLHSLVTAAALGGALWLFSSTSLRPLFLLSMTLLGILLLEKWKPRFLFDFSAQPSEEAGGESEGVTSGAQPHLLSVPELCHCLAESWVTFRLYLQELLQYKRQNPAKFCMSVCSGCLILAVVGHYVPGIMISYIILLSILLWPLVVYHELIQRMYTRLEPVLMKLDYSMKAETLHHKHEKKKRQGKSEPAAGDEPTAETESESEAELSGFSPVVDVKKTALALSITDSELSDEEASILESGGFSVSRATTPQLTDVSEDLDQQSLHSEPEESFSKDLAEFPSVEEYHSRDLGPQSDEDAFDVPLGPELAHAACELDSADKEATDSDLSILRLASPLHFVNTHFNGSGQAAGGNAAPKTVPAPGLGICINTLSEEIVTTAITTAVQNTLSALLRSSEAGEGPPLSEFLPTEPEEKLSFQAHLSDSEVVETETGASPEDEEEADDFELLDQGELEQMDVELGFREEQEAQEAAPSPSSPMLAELPKQGDEKEAVMTAASML; from the exons ATGGCGAGCGGCCGCgcggaggaggcggcggcggcggcggcggccgaggaggaggaggaggaggcggcggcagcggcggcggcgcgtCTGGCGGCGGCGCTGCGGCAGCGGCTGCGGGGCTGGGAGGCGGCGCTGGCGACGGCGCAGCGGCTGCTGGTGTGGGAGAGGCCGCTGCACAGCCTGGTCACCGCGGCCGCGCTCGGCGGGGCCCTCTG GTTGTTTTCTTCTACTTCCCTGAGACCCCTGTTTCTCCTCAGCATGACCCTTCTTGGCATCCTCTTGTTGGAGAAGTGGAAACCCAGGTTTCTGTTTGATTTCTCAG CACAACCATcagaggaggcaggaggagagag TGAGGGGGTGACTTCAGGGGCACAGCCTCACCTGCTCAGtgtccctgagctgtgccacTGTCTGGCAGAAAGCTGGGTCACCTTCAGGCTGTACCTGCAGGAACTGCTACAGTACAAGAGGCAAAATCCTGCCAAG TTCTGCATGAGTGTCTGTTCAGGCTGCCTGATTCTGGCTGTAGTTGGACACTATGTTCCAGGCATAATGATCTCCTACATCATTT TGCTCAGCATTCTGCTCTGGCCTCTGGTGGTCTACCATGAACTGATCCAGAGGATGTACACACGTTTGGAGCCTGTCCTGATGAAACTGGACTATAGTATGAAGGCAGAGACGCTGCACCACAAGCATGAGAAGAAGA AGCGACAAGGGAAGAGTGAGCCTGCAGCAGGTGATGAGCCAACAGCAGAGACGGAGAGTGAGAGTGAAGCAGAGCTGTCAGGCTTCTCCCCAGTG GTGGATGTGAAGAAAACTGCCCTGGCACTGTCAATCACAGATTCTGAGCTCTCTGATGAGGAGGCTTCTATCCTGGAGAGTGGGGGCTTTTCTGTTTCAAGGGCTACCACCCCACAGCTGACGGATGTTTCTGAAG ACCTGGATCAGCAGAGCCTGCACAGTGAGCCAGAGGAGTCGTTTTCCAAGGACCTGGCAGAGTTTCCATCCGTGGAAGAGTATCATTCCAGAGACCTGGGACCACAGAGTGATGAAGATGCATTTGATGTGCCTCTGGGTCCTGAGCTTGCCCACGCTGCCTGTGAGCTGGACTCAGCAGACAAAGAGGCCACGGACTCTGACCTCTCCATCCTTCGCCTCGCGTCTCCTCTCCATTTTGTAAATACACACTTCAATGGGAGTGGGCAAGCGGCAGGAGGCAACGCAGCGCCAAAGactgtccctgccccaggccTGGGCATCTGCATTAACACGCTGAGCGAGGAGATCGTCACCACTGCCATCACCACAGCGGTGCAGAACACCCTCTCTGCCCTCCTGCGGTCCTCAGAGGCCGGTGAGGGACCCCCCCTCTCCGAGTTCCTCCCCACAGAGCCTGAAGAGAAACTGAGCTTCCAAGCACACCTGTCAGATAGCGAAGTGGTGGAGACAGAGACAGGAGCTTCAccagaggatgaggaggaagcAGATGACTTTGAGCTACTGGATCAGGGGGAGCTGGAGCAAATGGATGTAGAGCTGGGGttcagagaggagcaggaggcacaAGAGGCTGCTCCgtctccttcctctcccatGCTTGCTGAGCTGCCAAAGCAAGGAGATGAGaaggaggcagtgatgacagcaGCATCTATGTTGTAG
- the RETREG2 gene encoding reticulophagy regulator 2 isoform X2 yields MTLLGILLLEKWKPRFLFDFSAQPSEEAGGESEGVTSGAQPHLLSVPELCHCLAESWVTFRLYLQELLQYKRQNPAKFCMSVCSGCLILAVVGHYVPGIMISYIILLSILLWPLVVYHELIQRMYTRLEPVLMKLDYSMKAETLHHKHEKKKRQGKSEPAAGDEPTAETESESEAELSGFSPVVDVKKTALALSITDSELSDEEASILESGGFSVSRATTPQLTDVSEDLDQQSLHSEPEESFSKDLAEFPSVEEYHSRDLGPQSDEDAFDVPLGPELAHAACELDSADKEATDSDLSILRLASPLHFVNTHFNGSGQAAGGNAAPKTVPAPGLGICINTLSEEIVTTAITTAVQNTLSALLRSSEAGEGPPLSEFLPTEPEEKLSFQAHLSDSEVVETETGASPEDEEEADDFELLDQGELEQMDVELGFREEQEAQEAAPSPSSPMLAELPKQGDEKEAVMTAASML; encoded by the exons ATGACCCTTCTTGGCATCCTCTTGTTGGAGAAGTGGAAACCCAGGTTTCTGTTTGATTTCTCAG CACAACCATcagaggaggcaggaggagagag TGAGGGGGTGACTTCAGGGGCACAGCCTCACCTGCTCAGtgtccctgagctgtgccacTGTCTGGCAGAAAGCTGGGTCACCTTCAGGCTGTACCTGCAGGAACTGCTACAGTACAAGAGGCAAAATCCTGCCAAG TTCTGCATGAGTGTCTGTTCAGGCTGCCTGATTCTGGCTGTAGTTGGACACTATGTTCCAGGCATAATGATCTCCTACATCATTT TGCTCAGCATTCTGCTCTGGCCTCTGGTGGTCTACCATGAACTGATCCAGAGGATGTACACACGTTTGGAGCCTGTCCTGATGAAACTGGACTATAGTATGAAGGCAGAGACGCTGCACCACAAGCATGAGAAGAAGA AGCGACAAGGGAAGAGTGAGCCTGCAGCAGGTGATGAGCCAACAGCAGAGACGGAGAGTGAGAGTGAAGCAGAGCTGTCAGGCTTCTCCCCAGTG GTGGATGTGAAGAAAACTGCCCTGGCACTGTCAATCACAGATTCTGAGCTCTCTGATGAGGAGGCTTCTATCCTGGAGAGTGGGGGCTTTTCTGTTTCAAGGGCTACCACCCCACAGCTGACGGATGTTTCTGAAG ACCTGGATCAGCAGAGCCTGCACAGTGAGCCAGAGGAGTCGTTTTCCAAGGACCTGGCAGAGTTTCCATCCGTGGAAGAGTATCATTCCAGAGACCTGGGACCACAGAGTGATGAAGATGCATTTGATGTGCCTCTGGGTCCTGAGCTTGCCCACGCTGCCTGTGAGCTGGACTCAGCAGACAAAGAGGCCACGGACTCTGACCTCTCCATCCTTCGCCTCGCGTCTCCTCTCCATTTTGTAAATACACACTTCAATGGGAGTGGGCAAGCGGCAGGAGGCAACGCAGCGCCAAAGactgtccctgccccaggccTGGGCATCTGCATTAACACGCTGAGCGAGGAGATCGTCACCACTGCCATCACCACAGCGGTGCAGAACACCCTCTCTGCCCTCCTGCGGTCCTCAGAGGCCGGTGAGGGACCCCCCCTCTCCGAGTTCCTCCCCACAGAGCCTGAAGAGAAACTGAGCTTCCAAGCACACCTGTCAGATAGCGAAGTGGTGGAGACAGAGACAGGAGCTTCAccagaggatgaggaggaagcAGATGACTTTGAGCTACTGGATCAGGGGGAGCTGGAGCAAATGGATGTAGAGCTGGGGttcagagaggagcaggaggcacaAGAGGCTGCTCCgtctccttcctctcccatGCTTGCTGAGCTGCCAAAGCAAGGAGATGAGaaggaggcagtgatgacagcaGCATCTATGTTGTAG
- the CNPPD1 gene encoding protein CNPPD1, translating to MELDELLLDEEGTFCLSGFQEFTFLPRHQQLSERVRKRLYYGWDKDCSLDNLSSPVADIAVELLQKVAPSPIRRLQKKYVSHVSREACISPCSMMLALVYIERLRHRNPEYLQQISSSDLFLISMMVASKYLYDEGEEEEVFNDEWGAAGKVDVQTMNTLEMNFLSAIDWSLYTDPRELFEVLSWLEGRVAEKQGMWRGWFTYTDLCVLMEQSMWQHVLGQFYQQVVKLACLLGVVYLTGFAAIFASITVVHRSVCMRSVSTAAPRPMLFPEEGRCQLDAQPSPAPGQPQPTLPNVSSASCTRCLGENELTKEPRRGGVTVTALYLWGSVMTALSYSKAPDLAQHRSLPQGPFRKLPTACERSNRTTPTAAPSQTGPFGLAVLPAPPVLHCHACSATAGPSWDAAPNHEDWLDPLGLRQCFLHTAMDLSRIKSFIFPS from the exons ATGGAGCTGGACGAGCTGCTGCTAGACGAGGAGGGCACTTTCTGCCTCAGTGGGTTCCAGGAGTTCACG TTCCTGCCCAGGCACCAGCAGCTGAGCGAGAGAGTGCGGAAGCGACTCTATTATGGTTGGGACAAAGACTGCAGCCTGGATAATCTCTCCAGCCCCGTGGCAG ATATTGCTGTGGAGTTGCTGCAGAAAGTGGCTCCCAGTCCTATCCGCAGACTCCAGAAGAAATACGTGTCTCATGTGTCTCG GGAAGCTTGCATCTCACCCTGCTCCATGATGTTGGCACTGGTTTACATTGAGAGACTCCGGCACCGGAACCCTGAATACCTTCAGCAGATCTCGTCTTCAGACCTCTTCCTGATCTCCATG ATGGTTGCAAGTAAGTACCTGTATGATgaaggtgaggaggaggaggtgttCAACGATgagtggggagcagcagggaaggtggaTGTCCAGACCATGAACACACTGGAGATGAACTTCCTGAGTGCTATT GACTGGAGTCTCTACACAGATCCTCGGGAGCTGTTTGAAGTGCTGAGCTGGCTGGAAGGACG TGTGGCTGAAAAACAGGGCATGTGGCGTGGCTGGTTCACCTACACAGATCTGTGTGTTCTCATGGAGCAGTCCATGTGGCAGCATGTGCTGGGCCAGTTCTACCAGCAAGTGGTGAAG CTGGCCTGCCTCCTGGGTGTGGTGTACCTGACGGGCTTTGCAGCTATCTTCGCCTCCATCACTGTCGTGCACCGGTCTGTGTGCATGAGGAGtgtcagcactgcagctccccGACCTATGCTGTTCCCTGAGGAGGGGAGGTGCCAGCTGGATGCCCAGccatccccagcccctggccagccccagcccacGTTGCCCAATGTCTCCTCAGCCAGCTGCACCCGTTGCCTGGGGGAGAATGAGTTGACCAAGGAACCACGTCGTGGAGGTGTCACAGTGACTGCACTCTACCTGTGGGGCAGCGTGATGACGGCTCTGTCCTACTCAAAGGCACCTGATCTAGCCCAACACAGGAGCCTCCCACAAGGTCCTTTCCGGAAATTGCCCACAGCCTGTGAGAGATCCAACCGTACCACCCCCACTGCAGCCCCCAGCCAGACTGGCCCCTTCGGACTTGCcgtgctcccagctcctccagtgcTCCACTGCCACGCTTGCTCAGCCACTGCGGGCCCCTCATGGGATGCAGCCCCCAACCATGAGGACTGGCTGGACCCCCTGGGGCTGAGGCAGTGCTTCTTGCATACTGCTATGGATCTCAGTAGAATCAAGAGCTTCATTTTTCCCAGCTAG